The genomic segment aaaattcCACTTGTAGTGTACCAAATAAGTTCCCTATAAAAAGTTGATATTAATATTGAGGTTTTAGTtcaatagtaaaataaaaatgtgaaaattgaaaaaGGCATGAGTTCAAATCTTCTTATGTATAAAGATATTAAATGACAAAAACActctcaaaataaaataatttaccttCTAAAACGTAGAAATTTCCATCTTTTTCTAATTCAACCAATGTTGTGACTTTGCGAGAATATAATTTTCCTTTGGAATTACTTTTAGGAAATgaggtttttttaataattatagaaAAGTAAATGTTACTTTTGAGACTAAAttgctttattatttattttcattattttaaaaattatttaattttaaatttattttaatttacatacTAATTAAAATACATATTGTTTTTAAGATAAAttcattatttgtttttattaaaaaataaataaatagtattttaaaataaatggattGAATTAGATATTTGATAATATGATAGGGACTTTTACTAAAAATAGatatcattgaaaattgtaaggttaataaaatttggattttatgtAATGGGGATGATCACAAAcgtattaatatattaaaagagaGGAGTAATACATTTGTATAACACTTAAATCATCATTCTCTATCCctcaattaaaaaaacaaaacaaaaccaaattgcAAGAGAATGAGCTCCCTTTCATTACATCCAAAATTCATTTGTGAGAAATATATGTTACCAAGCTTCCTTAATCATATTAAGCAAAAATAGGCATGCCCTAACTCGTTTTTCAATTAAAGGGATTAATCTATTTTTAAGGTGAAGTCGAACGCTACAAAGGATGAAGTTGCATTAAAGTTGAAAAAATGAGGGAACTTAAATTAGCATACATCCCACCAGGacattgattttgaatgaagaAACATTTTACCGTTAAAAGGATCAAAGCATCTTCTATATTtcccattttttctttctttaccgAAAGGCTGGAATCGAGCATCAAATCCCAGTCTCACAACTTTTTTCTCCAATACGCTATGAACCCAGTTATTCAACTATCAAGTAGGGCTGATAGTGTTCCCAAAATTTCCCAATTTTCTTTTGTCACCTCATGACTTTAGCTTAGAAAATTAGGCTTTTTATAGGGCATTAGGCATATAATATAAAAGGTGAGGGCTTTCTAATATTGGAAATTGGCTGGGAAATTAAGTTAGTCTCTCTTTAGTTTAATTTACCTCAAGCAAACTTTAACTAGCAATACTCAGGAATGCATACAGATACAGGGCATGACAGAAACAGCCCAAAAGAGATCAAAAAGGACAAATACCTTCACATTTGTGATCATCTCATCTACTTTTTCAATCACATTTCTTATTTTGTACTTTCTGCTATCTTAGTAAATTTAGAGCCCCTTTAAGGATAAGTCCATAGGCTTTCTATATCTGAAATCTCTGGTGAATCATCTGAAGCGAGTGAGTTGATCCTGGGAGGGGTTACGAGCATTCCTCCTGCCATGTCCACCATCAAATTGGGAAAGTTTAAAAGCTCTTCCTCGTCAATATATTCCTGACCTGAACCAGACTCCATGCAAGTGCTAAACGTCGACGCGGTACCCTCATTTTGAAGGTTGCCTTGATCCTGTTTTGATGACCCCGTATCTGGCATGGGTAGCCTGGAAGCGGCAGCACTAGCAGCAGCCGCTCGAATATCGGCTGCGGATGTAGAAGCCACTTTTGGATACGAAAGAATCATATCCGGAAAGTTCAAATCCGTGTCGGGACCTTTTAGAGCAATAGCAGCCACATCATACGCGGTGGCTGCCATTTCAGGAGTGGGGTACGTTCCGAGCCATATACGCGTGGTTTTACGCGGCTCGCGTATTTCAGATACCCATTTGCCGCTCCTGCTTCGTATTCCCCGATAACTAGAATGCCTTCCGGAACCAGGCCAGCTATATTGAACAGGGTTTGGCGTCGGGATGGAAGGTAGGTTGCTGTGATTTGGCAACTGCACAAGATCGAGCGTAGAGTCGGGGATTTGAGGGGTTGGTGGGTTCACTTCGGGGGACAAATTGGCCATATCTGTAATTCTACATTTGCGTGCATGTATGTATGCGTAGTAGGTAGAGTGAGTGAAAGAATGGTTAAGGGTTTGGAAACAGATGGGTTGGATTTTATAGGGGGTGGGGAAGCTTATAAGGCGTGGAGAAATCGCGGTCAGTTTTTGGATGCGATGGTGAGACCGAGATAGAGGTTTAACAGCCTACACGTATTGGGGgcaaaaactttgaaaaatgaaTTAGCTGTAACTTACCTGTTCGTCCTCCCCATGTCCCCTCTAATTACATATGACTAGATTTTGGagaatttttcttttcaatttacaATTATGATTATAATCCTAATCCTActcattttatctaataattcacaaaaccagttataaacaatttcacattatattttttaaaaattgtaattaaataattcttTTATCTAATTCACAATTTTCAAAAGTGTTtatctaatatttatatttgttatacaattatttccttattaaaatttatttcaaatatataacattgcatatttaaatttgtaatggCTATATTGCAATATTTAAAATCtgatttatatattcaaattaagctttatattaattacttgaaaatatttaaaaattatcattatttttatgttGCTACTAAATTATCATATTAGTaatgaatttgaatattatttaaatgcaacATTATAtctgaaataaatattttatcttaGACCAATAATAAACTAACATTTAGTAGGTTACTTGTATCATTAATAATCCTGGATGAAAACAATGGGGATTATGATATActcctatttttatttaagtaaatattgaaGTTTGGTTGACATGACACAAAATGTAAGACACGTTTTTAAAAAGCATGTTCAAATCATGATAGTTGGATCCAAAcaataataagcataaaaatggTTGGAattcattgtaaaaaaaaaaacttgcaaaactTTTGTTACCATTCtcactctttctttcttttttctcacaTTCGCAAGATACTTGTGTGCTCtcaatttcattaattaatttaagggAATTTCTTTTCATTGTTTATGTTGTATTAATTCAATTTAAGGTAATTTCATAAATTACTTTAGGTATATTAAATTAAGTGAAACCCCAAGCTCAAACGGGCTGAATTGACGTTCTAAATGCCCAACAATGTGAACTGATAGACTGAAGCCAGACCCCATCGGTCCAACTCTAAGGTCCTTTTTTTTCTTCCTCAAATCCTGTTTTGGATTGAGTCGGGGTTAGATTTAAAGAAAATTCAAttagtttaaaatatatgatgataaaaattgtgttaatatttATTCTAACTTAAAAGCAATTGATAGTGCcattaataataatttgaaaatagtatcataatttgtgaaatctttcttgctTCGACTTTTACatatttgtgtatatttatatgtatgaatTCCCGACAAATTTTCTACTTGACCTTTGGTGTTTAGCCCATTGGGCAAGAGAAATTCATGTTAATGAGATCATTTGTGAAGTATATACAATTTGATTGACATCTAGAGAAATTGGATGTCACCATAGATGAAGAGCTGTTATCACCAACGAACAAAGTACAGTCTCCTGTGCTTTCCATCCCATGTCTCGCAATTCATGTTCATATTCCAAACTTTGGCTCCAATCATATCCCATATTCCCCTACCAAAAGTCACCTCATTATTTTTTCAACCAACAATTGTGCCCATATAGGCGACTCTACAATATGTTTTTGTACAAAATTTACTAGCTCTACATTATGATCTAAGGGCAAATATATCAAATGTGATTCATCAGCCAGATTAAAACAAACAACTCCACCCTTGCAATCAACTGCAAAAAAAGTGATGTTGACAATATATAACATCATGAAGCATGCCCCCGCCATGGTAAATGTAAGTCCATTCTCTACTTGGCCTAATATAAGCCAGATGATCATAGGAACCAAACATAACCATGATTGTTTAATTGTCAGGACTCCATGTTGAGTTGGCAAAAAGTACAACCTTGCAAATGTGATAATCACAGTTTGGAACCAAAAAACTATTAGGGATGTACTTGCAAATGTGATAATCACAGTTTGGAACCAAAAAATTATTAGGGATTGGAAGTTTTAGCGGAGGAAGAATAATGTAAGTATTTGGATTGGAACTGATTTGTTTGTCGGAGACCAAATACAATGGATTGAGTAAATGAAGAGCTAAATCCTCATCCACAATGACCAACTATCCGTGGGAAGAGCCAACAAATCGATCAGCATGAGATATATGGAATTGGAGTGGAAGAAGCTTGTTATCTTTGATGCTATATAGTTAGGGAGCTTTGGAGACAACATGTAGTCGATGTTCTCCATTGCAGCACTGTGCCACGCCACCAAATCGTAAATTGTCTTGACATTGAAACTCCCTAAATAGAATTGCctaatttgcatccaaattacaAAATCAGTAGGTACaaatttaagaatatatattaaataatgcaacTCACCTgaattcatatttaattattgtaGAGAGAATTTGGTAACTTAAATtgttaattatgagttataaataTGTATAGATATAAATTAGAAACGCGAGTAATTAGATCTTAACCCGAAACCCTATCAAATTAATATTCCCTAAAACCCAACCCTGAAATCCAAAGCCCTATTAGATCTAAAACCCTGTGAAAAACAATTTGTCCCTTTGgatcaaatatttaataaataactttttaaagttttgaaataGAATTTAGTTTAGAATGGCGACCACCACTCCCTCGGCTTTTTGCTAACCCTGTTCTGGTTTTGGTTATCATCCTAATGAACCTTACTCTAATTTCTCtatttctacttttctttttcctcatcaTAATACCTAAATTCATCCCACTTAACCCTctaactttttcctttttaatgtCTTATCAGATTTGTAATCATTCATTTGATTTTTTgctaatattttttaaactataattaagagtctgtttgattgccagtaaaatgttttccgtaaaatgatttctggaaaatgttttacttttctgtaaaatgatttactggaaaatattttctggtgtttgattgaatctatgtaaaatattttctactgtttgacagatttcctgaaaatattttccagaaaagttatttttacatatattaatatatattaataaatttttatattttaaattgtttttacatatattgcaatgatttatttataataatactcaattattaagctacaatattaatcgttataaattgaaaaaaactaatatcaaataaattatttgtaattgtgttaaaaaacaagtattgaataattataaattgcttcGAAACCACAATGAGTACTCGAAATAATATTATCaaaatacataattagtagtacaccacatagtaacaacattgtccaagtgcataatattacaccacataaaagtatcaatatcttgatACAACATGCGGTGTCTTGATTCTTTCTCTATTTATGAAGTTTACTTGTACAAGAGATGTCTGAAAATGCGtagaactagaagaaaaaaacaaaaatcagaaaCAACGTTGTTACTTCCTCTCATAATGAATCTTTTATCAGTTGAACTGGTTCTTTGATGAAACCTTTTCCTTGGTTTTCGGAATCTTCAAAACCTTCTTCAAAACCACCATAGGCACGGTTCACAGTCCTCCTGTTCCTAGGTAACCTAGACCTCTTATATTCCGCAGGTCTCAAGTGAGGAATCTGCACATTGAGCAATACCATATACATCAGGAAGATAGAATATTATGATCAAATGAGAAAATAAACATGCTAAATATCAGTTAGCAAAGTGAAACATGATAGTAAGCAATGGAATTTAAGCTGATTTGTTTGACTTCTATGGCATAGTCCATGAACATCATAAGTAAGAATTGATGCTATGTCTGCATACGAaagttaaattttacattttgttcaCTCCTTCGCATCTGGAAATCATTCGTATACAAATTTGTTCTGTTTCAGGAAATATCCAGAGTTGCAGTGTAAATCATCATGCAAGTCTAAGCATACTCAGCAACCAAAGACGACTGTGCTCAATCTGATATGTGAACATTAGTTGCTCAAACAATCTCATAACAAGGGTACTAAAAAACCAGAACATTCATACCTTGAGGGTGAGCCATTTTCTGCATAGCAGTCGAAGCAATCATGATAGGCATTGAAATCTTGAATCCCAGTACAGTGGTGGTCATGTCAATCTTGCAAACATCAATAAGAATGCGGGGTCGAAACCTATCATAAAATAAATGAACCagaataattaaatgaaaagataaAACTAAAACTACTATATAACCCACAAAGAAAAAAGATTGCCAGAAAACTTGGAAGTATGGTCAAATATGAACAATAAACACCAGAAATTAAGCAACAGGTTAAAGCAATAAAACTCCATAAGTATCAGTTTTTGGAAGGAGAAGAAGTAGAATTTATTGAAGTTGTGGAGAACCCTCCAagccatttcttcataaacaaCAAAAACACAATAGATGATATGTACAAAGTAATAGATTCAAAATCAGCAAAGAACAGCAGAAAAACCGAGTATGCAAATAATTTAAGGGAAGACATACTTCTCTTTCCACTCCCAAACTCGTTTTTCAAATTCATCTCTGCCCAGTTCTACCCTTTTTATTCCTTCAGAAGCCAACATTCTTTCCACAACCAACTgggaaaagaaaagtaaaataggTTCAATTATATATTCCCATTCAACAGGATACAACATATATACTCATTCTCTACACAGAACATTATGTATAAAGAGGGCAGAATATAAATCAACAACAAAGATGAAAACATTATATTTACAAAAGATTACTAGAGATAATACAACCATAAAGATCAATCCTTTTTCCAGAAAACATATATCAAACATTATATCGAACACACAAACGGCCACAGAAATATTACTTTGATTACAAAGCCCATTAATCAAAGTTGAAAAAATTACAACATCAggtgtaataccctgaaaatttctatagtaaggaaagtaagataatatctctgatatagtaaaataagaaaataaagtgctaaaaaggggtaattttgagttatggcaatattgggaagtatattataacatattaattcaagaaaggattaaatcgcaaaagtgagaaaagttttgttacccaaaagtaaatactcaaaagttaaggggttaaagtgtaaatatgaaaaagttgaaagaccaatagtgtaaatattttaagggtggaataatctagaaactaagaaaaaatggatggattgggaccaaattgaaaaaggtgaagaagtttgagggactaaatcacaattttaccgaattaagtggtgactcaatgatggaattttaaaagatcattaggggtaaaatggccaattagaagagagagaaatctagaagataatgatgatgttggagatattttagattaataaataaataaatattagtttattaatattttaatttgattttttttaaatgatattattttattattattaatttatttagtatatatatgtatggaaaGAAGGATGAAAAGCCAGCCATTCCCCCCATTTTTGCATGCattaacgtgagaagaagaggggaagaaagaaagctttgttttctttacaatttggtcctttcaccaaaaatccaccattttcacttagaaatcaaaggaatttccatagccaccaagagataAAATttacaaggagactatggggagctagaatatcaagttagattcaagaaataggggctagaggagagagaaaatcaagttaaagattgaagtaaattaagcaaggtaagaacatcatgatttcaatatatttttgagtttgatattattgaaaaagtatgagattgatattaatgtagggttttattatataaggttatatgttcttgatatgttagtgaagagaaaataagagaaagtgttgagaaatagtgtagagaaggaaaataagagtgttatagacttagtaatcaacattttacactaaa from the Gossypium hirsutum isolate 1008001.06 chromosome D09, Gossypium_hirsutum_v2.1, whole genome shotgun sequence genome contains:
- the LOC107890730 gene encoding ethylene-responsive transcription factor ERF025-like, whose product is MANLSPEVNPPTPQIPDSTLDLVQLPNHSNLPSIPTPNPVQYSWPGSGRHSSYRGIRSRSGKWVSEIREPRKTTRIWLGTYPTPEMAATAYDVAAIALKGPDTDLNFPDMILSYPKVASTSAADIRAAAASAAASRLPMPDTGSSKQDQGNLQNEGTASTFSTCMESGSGQEYIDEEELLNFPNLMVDMAGGMLVTPPRINSLASDDSPEISDIESLWTYP